From the genome of Stigmatopora nigra isolate UIUO_SnigA chromosome 2, RoL_Snig_1.1, whole genome shotgun sequence:
ACTATGAATGTCACCGTGTGTCATCACGTCTacctttttatttacttttgcgTCTGTTATGGTTACAATTTGTTGGTAAATTGCTGGGAAATATTCCAAATTGGAAACTTTCCACACCAATTAAATTTGGAGAGATAACTAGCCAACAATCACACAAACACCAACTTGTAACTGTCATGTCAACATAGTATAATCAGAATTATGCTAAAAATCACTTTTCCCCACCAATTTCCTTCAGTTGGTTTTCAACTTTTAacctattggctgccattgatggtgaaagATGAACCAGAATTGTAATACAATTACAGTATTTCCCCCTGATTTCCATTAAGCTATTTTTCTCCCCCTAAATAATACAGTGGCAATGAAAAAATTAACCCCACAATGCCAAAAGCTGcaacaccaaaacaaaatgaCCACAACAAAAGCTGATTTACAACTGTAATTAcacttgtgctttttgctttgcaaCTATAGGAAAGCCTGCTTAGCTTCAACGTTAGCCGTTAGCATTTAGCTACGTTTGTACAACGTCAGTAAGGGCACACACCTGTCTTAATGAATGGGGTGAGGGCTATGGCTATCGACTGGATGCTAACATACAACAACCTGCTGGAACTGGATGATTACATCTGAGCAAAAGATGGTCACAaagccaaaaaaacgacattaccGTGGTAAGTCTACTTCTATTGTATATGTATTTCTGACTCCCTTTATTAAGAAATGTGATTAGTTTGTGTGGATCATGTCAAAGTAACTTGTTAGAACGCCGAAACACGACATGCTATCGTTAGCATTTACATGCTTTGAAAGCCacgaaatgttattttttatttcaaggaATGAAAAATGcctcaatgaaaaacaaacggAAGAAGCAGTATTTCATGCTTGGTGTCGAGAAGGCGACGCTATTGTTTGTTTTCTACCACCGTGTTAATGAACGAATGTGTGTCGTTGCATTTTAAAGACATTGTACGTGGCCCTCCATTTTGTGCCTTATTGATGCTGGCACAGTACACTAAAGTGCAGTACAGTATACGTATAGTATTCCATGTACACAACTATGGCGGTAGGCTAGCTCGTTAGCATTTCTAAAACGAAGTATCTTTCACACCGGaaacaaaaaatctatttcATAACGGGGACATATTTCACGGAGACAACATAATGCATTTTTGGTTCAAGTATACAAATGAGGTGTtggcatctttttttcttacaataataataactgcgCTGCTCTCTTTCAGTGTACAATATATTAGAAATAATCAAGGCCAAGTGTTAGATTTGAGATTTAATAAGAACACATTCATGCATTGACAACATGAAATATGACGTTTAAATGGGAGAATTGTCAAGCTGTAATTATAAAATGTCAAggtaaaatatgattattttgacaaaatcagATGTTAGAATTCATGTTGCAAATGTAACGTTGGTCATGTTaaaacgttggaatgtttttttttttgcagtaattctatttttttttgtttcaacacAAAATTCTTTCAGCATCCCAAAACAAGTCCGTATAGAAAATCAGTTTCTCAatgcaacaaatcaaaatgtctttaaaatctataaagtctaaaaaaaaaaatccctgaaatTCAATACTAATTTGCCAATTtgtagaccaaaaaaaatacttaaaaataggattttttttaaacatgcaagGAATGCCTCAACGAAGCTTAAACTGGTTAAGGGACCATAAAGTTGTAACCATCATGTATTATGTGCGGTCAAAATACAAAAAGGTGTTTTCTCTTCTTCCTCCATGTCAAGTTGTTctgcgaggaaaaaaaaagtctaatttatATTTGTGACAACAACCACTCTTAATTAGAAATTCTCTTGTACATATGTTTGGACATATGTAATAAAGTTTGTTAAACTTCAGATTTGCAGGCTTtcataatttcatcatttttaactCACTAACTGCTAATGACACTGATGTTCAGTTAACTTCCACTAGAGGGCGGTAAATGGCTaacaaataaatagtaataCACTTCAATTAcaagacattttcttttattcaataaataattgACAATACAAACAGCgggtcatttttcttttacatacaGTTTGATCTATTGGGCCGTTTTCcagctgttttattattattataattatttttttttaattccaaacaacaacaacgacaacacAAGAGCTAGATGAAAACATAAAGTGCGTTGAATTGGCAAGCATGAGCAGCACAAAacgcaaaattttaaaaattgggCTTTGTGCTGTTCGTGGctctgcaaaagaaaaacagaaaaaaaacatacaatatttCACTTTCACAGTTTATATCAAAtcaacacaagcacacacacacacacactacacaatCTCACATCAGATACTATATGTCACAATATAAAACGCATCTACAAACAAGAGTAATTTGGGAGTAAATCCGTGCACATTTTGTATTTACTGTGGagtaatgttgttttatttttgtagattttttttaaatatatcgtATTTGGTGATATTTGTTGTGAAATGGCACAAAAATCCAAAGAAGAAAACATAACTGCCATTTGAGTTTGAATTTAagatattgaataaaaaaaggcatGTTATAGGTTTAACATGTGTTCTGTGAATGTATTAATTATACTTGGGACATAATTTGATAATAAAATGGGAAATTCAAGGTAAAATTTCAATTAGGCAAGCTTAGACAAGAGATAAAATTGTTAGAAAACTAATGGCAAAGgtaaatattgaatttttagtagattttttttccaatattttttaattcattggaAGAAAATACGAGTGATAGAAGTTTTTATTAACTAATTACATTCTTTAGTGTTTATTGAATAGAGTTTGATCAAAACTTTTGACAATTTGATTGTCAAAATTTGAAATTCAAACTCAAATGGCATCTCACCACCACAAATTCttcttaaaatatacatttaaaaaaaaagaatattcataGTTCTGAAATTTTGTGTCAAAAGCCAAATCAACTCCAACAGCACAGATAAACTCCCATCCAAATTCCACAAAATACAATCACTTAAATGGCGTCGCTGCTGCCGTCAAAGCACccgagaaaagaagaaaaaaaatccaaaaattagGGCAGCAGTGACAAATACTTCAGTGTTAAAATCAACCCAAGACGATTAGTAATCGAGCTTGCGTTCAAATTGGTACCAAATGCCGCTGGTTTCGTTTGTTGGCACGGAGGCTTGTTTCTTTGGCAACCGCTCCAGCCTGCCAATGGCTAGCGAGCTAGCGACGCTATGCCGTATTTCATCAAAATTGGGGGCCTCTGCTCCCAATGGCGTCGTGCTGGCGTTCAAAACCCGCCACAATAAACTGCAATCCAATCAAAATTGGACGCCTTTCGCAATTAGCCCAATTACCGTCATTGGAAACGGTCCGAGAGACCTGATTGGAACGTAAGTTTGGCTTTAATTAGTCTTATTTTCCCCCTCAGTTATTAAAATCGGCATTTTCATGATGATACAATATGATTTTGATGACAAAATATATCTTGAGAGGCAAAACGTCACTTTTTTAGTCCAGTATTTGCGTCTGTAAAAGCCATCGGCACTTTATCtgttagtacagtaatccctcgaatatcgaaTTTAGAAGACAAAGGACTAAAATTcccattaacctgtttttttttaatttaaattaagcggagaagaactattttcactgagtacagtatttaaagtatttacatttatattaatttatatataaaatatatttacatattaatacattacagtcttttcTTATGCTTATAGCTCTAATATTTAAtacatatacactttttgatacttgtacttgtataagTACAAGTATAAGTCAGTATACTTTCTGTAtatgggcaaaaaaaacatgttttgtggtagtaataatacTTCACGGTTTTCCGTTTATTGTGGCCATATCTGGTCTATgttaaccgtgatattcgagggattactgtacttgtaaaaattataaaattaaatattttgacaCAAAGTGCTGCGTTCACAGCTTGACGTAAAGTGTCGGAAAATCACATGAGCGTGTTAGTCGGTCTCGTCAATGCAAATACTGTTGGAAAATTCTATACTAGAATAAACGACTTTGGGGGCGTTAGTTGTTAGCACGCGCCAATATTGACGGCAACATTTTAGTACGCAAACTATGGTAAATATTTACGGTTTACTTTGCTTAACTGGATCTGGAAGCATGTATCGTCACCAGAATTTTTTGGGAGGATCAAAATGGACATCACTGCCATCTGCTAGCAGGAAAATATTGACCTAGCTTGAAATTCACAACAGCGTTAGCCTCTTCTTCCCAATGAAATCTCAACTCATTGGCTAGCACTGACGCCCATTGACGTCCAATACGTTCAATTCCATCCGCCAACCCCAACTTTATCGTCCATCAATTAATACCAACATGGAATATTCCACAAATTCTCCATCTTTGGACAACGTGAAGCCCATTTTACAACCTTACAGAGCTAGCGCACAGCCCAAGAGCACAGCAAGAACATTGAACAAAACACATCGAGTCATCAAGTGCGATGTAGCCACGTTAGCAAAGGCGTCCTTGTCAAAGATGTGATAGCGTTTGCTATTGGAGTGCAGCATCTTGACGTCCTCCAACGCGTAGTAGGCGGCCATTGTGAAGTTGATGTCACCGGACGAGAGAAGGTCAAAGACACATGACTGGAAGTACAAATCCTCCACGGGAAGTCGTTCTTTGCACTTGGCTTTGGCAGCGCGATAGCTAAAGCCGCCGGATCCGCCCACTACCTTTTTGAAATCGATCCGTTGGTTAGCCGGACAGCCGTGAAGACACAGGTACAAGTCTTGGTTGTCGTCCTCCTCCACCGAGCGTACCACTTCCTCGGGCATACGCACGGCGAAGGTCAAGTAGCGGCCAACTTGCCGGACTACCACGGTGGTGCCGATGTAGCGGGCTTGGATCTCCACGTGCTGCCCGGGTACTTTTTCCACCACGCGCAAGGCGTTGGCGCCGTGGCGTTCGCCACCGTTCTTAGAGCCGTCGGCAAAGGCGGAGGGGAGCTCGTCCGTCTCGGCGTGATACATTTTCTGGTCCACGCACTCTTGGAAGTTCTTGAAGATGATTGTCAGCTGTGGATTGATAACAACGTCATGTTTCCATCAAAGAAGTTATGGTGTAATTCTAGTATGCAGTACAATGATGTCATTGAGATGCTAATGAACTTTAGCATTGGGTATTGAATGCTCAGAACAATGAATATGCCCTGCACAAAAGGAACATtctcagaggaaaaaaaataaaactctcCAAAGCATATGCTCTTTGTGTGATAGCAAAAAGAAGTGATCTTCACAGAGCTTTTATGGGACTTACGTTAAGTTAGTGTCACTGTGGTTAGGCCAATTCATTCATTAGCCCGgagatatttgaaaaaaaaaatgcgtatCCATCCCTAAAAATATCTACCTATGTATACctagtgtatgtatgtatatgtgtgtatgtatatgtatgaatgtgtatggatgtatatgtgtatgtatgtatattgagGGTGTATCAAAAATGTACTCCCTTTcagaatgaccagaaaacctttagtgagtacattttattttaaaagtgagtacatttttttagacaccctgtatatatgtgtatatatgtgtatatatgtatgtgtgtatgtatgtgtatatatatattttttcagcaacacacttacttatatatttattatttatttattaacttacttattacctatcaatttatgtctaaaatgcctttcctgtatctgtattctcaccatcttgctactgtaacaatgaaatttcccaaatacggaacgaataaagttatccaatccaatccaaaactcaATTCTTATCTTTCTAAACAAAAGTGGACTTTTTGAGTACTGTCTTCACCAAGAACAGTGACACCGCATGATTTACATTAAATGTTTAGTTTTGTCATCATTAAAAATCACATACtattatttaaatatgttaAGTTTCCGTATGAAATTCAAATTCTATCATCCAACAGCAGCCAACGAGTTAAATTCCCTACAAAACTCTAGCTATCCCTTCAGAGAAATTCCTGATTTGGTGCCATCtatcccaccaccaccactacccagCTTTAGTCTCACATTTCAGCTAGCTCAACACGGGGAGGGGGGGTTTGGAGGCCAAGGTAAACgtgctcccaaaaaaaaaaaaaaaaaaaaaatagaagcctGCAGTCTGAGCCGTGTGTAAAAAATCAAGTTCTCAGTGTGCAGACACAAAGAGCAGCCATTCATGGCTGTGAAAAACCTGCCAGTGAACCCCACAACTATGCTCTGGGGAGTGGCGTCGTAGCCTAGCGCTTAGCCGTGTGTACACTGTCGTTCACGTAGTCGTCGGAACGCTCAGTAAAATGGACACTGACCAGTCATTGTCAAGAGTTGCGAAACTTCACTTCACACACTTTGAAATCTCAAGGGAGTCGGTTTAAACGGCTGTTATTCCAATGTAGCAACATTGCTTGGCTAATGCTGATCTCTTAGCAGATTGTTTGCACAGGTGCCTTTGGCTAGATGCCTTATTTTCCCCTTTGTGCACACACACAGGCTTTGCTTTGCGTCCAAGTCGTGTGCAGTTACAAAAAATGCCAATGGAATGAGTTCAAAAGCGAAAAAAACAGGCCAAAATGTCTCATTTAATACCATTAAGATATGGGCTAGCGACGTTAGCATGAAGGGATTAGCATTTTTTCTTCTATGTTGACTTTCTAGATCATTGAAATGATTTCATTTCTTATCATTGATAGTGATCTAATTTAATTTGACATCGGAAATAAggagttaagaaaaaaagattgtgtttttttgccaaaaaaagaaatgtaaatagAGCGCTTAGAATGTAGTTTATGCCAACGGAAAATAATATTGCTGACAACACAGAGACGGGAAAAGCTCCTAAAGATCCAAGaaggttttattttgtgtgtgctgGAATTTTTTAAGGCCAATATACTACATAAATctgtccagtttttttttattggacttgtcctcattag
Proteins encoded in this window:
- the rgma gene encoding repulsive guidance molecule A isoform X1 yields the protein MPSQSRQRSEGPRRGGWMVMGKRGRPSALDVCGVLAVFLSLFPSVSPQCKILKCNSEFWASTSSSGPEEEFCTALRAYNNCVRRTARTCRGDLAYHSAQHGIEDLMSQHNCSKEGPTSQPRPRTPLPPAPPPLPPDSQERSDGPEVCHYERAHPNYTHCGFFGDPHLRTFGDDFQTCKVEGAWPLIHNKYLSVQVTNTPVLPGSSATATSKLTIIFKNFQECVDQKMYHAETDELPSAFADGSKNGGERHGANALRVVEKVPGQHVEIQARYIGTTVVVRQVGRYLTFAVRMPEEVVRSVEEDDNQDLYLCLHGCPANQRIDFKKVVGGSGGFSYRAAKAKCKERLPVEDLYFQSCVFDLLSSGDINFTMAAYYALEDVKMLHSNSKRYHIFDKDAFANVATSHLMTRCVLFNVLAVLLGCALAL
- the rgma gene encoding repulsive guidance molecule A isoform X2, whose product is MPSQRQRSEGPRRGGWMVMGKRGRPSALDVCGVLAVFLSLFPSVSPQCKILKCNSEFWASTSSSGPEEEFCTALRAYNNCVRRTARTCRGDLAYHSAQHGIEDLMSQHNCSKEGPTSQPRPRTPLPPAPPPLPPDSQERSDGPEVCHYERAHPNYTHCGFFGDPHLRTFGDDFQTCKVEGAWPLIHNKYLSVQVTNTPVLPGSSATATSKLTIIFKNFQECVDQKMYHAETDELPSAFADGSKNGGERHGANALRVVEKVPGQHVEIQARYIGTTVVVRQVGRYLTFAVRMPEEVVRSVEEDDNQDLYLCLHGCPANQRIDFKKVVGGSGGFSYRAAKAKCKERLPVEDLYFQSCVFDLLSSGDINFTMAAYYALEDVKMLHSNSKRYHIFDKDAFANVATSHLMTRCVLFNVLAVLLGCALAL